Proteins co-encoded in one Candidatus Eisenbacteria bacterium genomic window:
- the ftsH gene encoding ATP-dependent zinc metalloprotease FtsH codes for MRRPPIPPQKAGPPRPGEPNAPVSPPPMPPRRTWLFFLFIILLNFLLIRFLFPGPQVVKVPYTTFKEEAVRGNVQRIYSRGESITGRFRAGVTFPAKPDSASGVAPRRVTDFSTTLPAFVDAGLETLLIAHGVEISAEPIQQDNIWISLLLSFAPALLIIGLYVWIFRRAARQGGGMGGLMGIGRSTARRFDKETEQRVTFDDVAGIEEAEQELVEIVDFLKDPAKYTRLGGAAPKGVLLVGAPGTGKTLLARAVAGEAGVPFFSMSGSEFVEMIVGVGAARVRDLFRQARENAPAIIFIDELDSIGRARGMTAIGGAAEQEQTLNQILTEMDGFSSREGIIVLAATNQPDVLDRALLRPGRFDRRVVVNLPDRAGRQAILEVHTRRVPLAKDVNLGEVAQATPGLAGADLRNLVNEAALLAARREQNEVHQKDFLDALEKIVLGPERPLLLSAADRERIAYHEGGHAVLGLLVPGADPVHRVSIVPRGMALGVTYQRPESDRYNYPEDYLRARVIGMLGGRAAEEIVFGTKTTGAQNDIEQATRLVRDMVTRWGMSDKLGMVNLAPRENPYLAVDGWGGPKPYSEQTGSTIDSEVLRIIGESHDEAKRLLAEHRAALDALARALLERETLDEEEILRVTGLRPAPALREGKLPG; via the coding sequence GTGAGACGTCCGCCGATCCCGCCGCAGAAGGCCGGACCGCCGCGGCCCGGCGAACCCAATGCTCCCGTGTCGCCGCCCCCGATGCCGCCACGCCGCACGTGGCTCTTCTTCCTGTTCATCATCCTGCTCAACTTCCTCCTGATCCGGTTCCTCTTCCCCGGTCCACAGGTCGTGAAGGTCCCCTACACGACGTTCAAGGAAGAGGCGGTGCGCGGGAACGTCCAGCGGATCTATAGCCGCGGCGAGAGCATCACGGGCCGCTTCCGTGCCGGAGTCACCTTCCCCGCGAAACCGGACAGCGCGTCCGGAGTGGCGCCGCGCCGTGTCACGGACTTCTCGACGACGCTCCCCGCGTTCGTCGACGCGGGGCTCGAGACGCTCCTCATCGCGCACGGCGTGGAGATCAGCGCCGAGCCGATCCAGCAGGACAACATCTGGATCAGCCTCCTCCTCTCGTTCGCGCCCGCGCTCCTCATCATCGGCCTCTACGTCTGGATCTTCCGGCGCGCGGCCCGCCAGGGCGGCGGAATGGGCGGCCTCATGGGCATCGGCCGGAGCACGGCGCGGCGGTTCGACAAGGAGACGGAGCAGCGCGTCACGTTCGACGACGTGGCCGGGATCGAGGAGGCCGAGCAGGAGCTGGTCGAGATCGTCGACTTCCTGAAGGACCCCGCGAAGTACACGCGGCTCGGCGGGGCCGCGCCGAAGGGCGTGCTGCTCGTGGGCGCGCCCGGCACCGGGAAGACCCTCCTCGCGCGGGCGGTCGCGGGCGAGGCGGGCGTGCCCTTCTTCTCCATGAGCGGATCCGAGTTCGTGGAGATGATCGTGGGCGTCGGCGCCGCGCGCGTGCGGGATCTCTTCCGGCAGGCTCGTGAGAACGCGCCCGCGATCATCTTCATCGACGAGCTCGACTCGATCGGACGCGCGCGAGGCATGACCGCGATCGGCGGCGCGGCGGAGCAGGAGCAGACGCTGAACCAGATCCTGACCGAGATGGACGGCTTCTCGAGCCGCGAGGGGATCATCGTCCTCGCCGCGACGAATCAGCCCGACGTCCTGGACCGCGCCCTCCTGCGCCCCGGCCGGTTCGACCGGCGCGTCGTCGTGAACCTCCCCGACCGGGCCGGGCGCCAGGCGATCCTCGAGGTCCACACGCGCCGCGTCCCGCTCGCGAAGGACGTGAATCTGGGCGAGGTCGCGCAGGCCACGCCCGGGCTCGCGGGCGCCGATCTGCGCAATCTGGTGAACGAGGCCGCGCTCCTCGCGGCGCGGCGCGAGCAGAACGAGGTGCATCAGAAGGACTTCCTCGACGCGCTCGAGAAGATCGTGCTCGGCCCGGAGCGGCCGCTCCTCCTGAGCGCCGCCGATCGGGAGCGGATCGCGTACCACGAAGGGGGACACGCCGTCCTCGGGCTCCTCGTGCCGGGGGCCGATCCCGTGCACCGCGTCTCGATCGTCCCGCGCGGCATGGCGCTGGGGGTGACCTATCAGCGTCCCGAGAGCGACCGGTACAACTATCCCGAGGACTACCTACGCGCGCGCGTGATCGGCATGCTGGGCGGGCGCGCGGCCGAGGAGATCGTCTTCGGAACGAAGACCACGGGGGCGCAGAACGACATCGAGCAGGCGACACGGCTCGTGCGCGACATGGTCACGCGCTGGGGCATGAGCGACAAGCTCGGGATGGTGAACCTGGCGCCGCGCGAGAATCCCTACCTCGCGGTGGACGGCTGGGGCGGCCCCAAGCCCTACAGCGAGCAGACCGGGAGCACGATCGATTCCGAGGTGCTGCGCATCATCGGCGAGAGCCATGACGAGGCCAAGCGGCTCCTGGCCGAGCACCGCGCGGCGCTGGACGCGCTCGCGCGCGCGCTCCTCGAGCGTGAGACGCTGGACGAGGAGGAGATCCTCCGGGTGACCGGGCTCAGGCCCGCGCCGGCGCTCCGGGAGGGGAAACTCCCGGGGTGA